In the Paraburkholderia acidisoli genome, one interval contains:
- a CDS encoding aconitase family protein — protein sequence MATPHTALDLGGRILFLCRDAAQIDRQLAGETLANVAPDALRDDVSTDEITPMSVLTRFDERLGRVPYVGLRVDGRNPVGIDAVRGGGFCVTVAGNRYGKGSSREHSPLAEFSAGIRLVIARSFERIYRQNADNLGLFTSTDFGLIERIQRGEPIFIDELVASRDSVAAEILRSGGLLRYGARHRREIGATPVPVDEKPRATQDETPNAAQDETPNDNPRTLAQKILERHALRVAGTSDTLTPGAGVFVRADWRFIHEYYTGMATHMLHAAFGRPLALREPHSILAFEDHLSYAHKSELHLRNGLMPDVRELSAAHRAFVSDYGIRNHGYLNQLSELHSSENGGAPSADEGSEGISHAMMAERYALPGQVVVGTDSHTPHSGALGCVAFGVGTTDMANAFVTGAVRMTVPQSLLIRFDGPLAPGVTAKDLVLHLLADARIRAGLGVGKVFEFAGSAIARLSTDERATLTNMVAELGGFTGLVAPDAETVRFLKARRGIDFTLEAWMRSDPGATYADIIDIDCTGITPMLAAPGDPGNGVALRDLAERPRIDIAYGGSCTAGKREDFDHYHEVLAWAAARGLRVPEGVTLYLQFGTSDVRDYCATQGYLAAFEQVGAVMLQPSCGACANCGPGASTEAGQVTISAINRNFPGRSGPGQVWLASPPTVAASALAGAIASFAELQARHR from the coding sequence ATGGCCACCCCGCATACCGCCCTCGATCTGGGCGGCCGCATCCTGTTTCTGTGCAGGGACGCGGCGCAGATCGACCGTCAACTCGCTGGCGAAACGCTCGCCAACGTCGCGCCCGACGCATTGCGCGACGACGTCTCCACCGACGAAATCACGCCGATGAGCGTGCTCACGCGCTTCGACGAACGCCTTGGCCGCGTGCCCTACGTGGGCCTGCGCGTGGACGGCCGCAACCCTGTCGGCATCGACGCCGTGCGTGGCGGCGGGTTTTGCGTGACGGTCGCGGGCAATCGCTACGGCAAGGGCTCGTCGCGCGAGCATAGTCCGCTCGCCGAATTCAGCGCGGGCATCCGGCTCGTGATCGCGCGAAGCTTCGAGCGCATCTATCGGCAAAACGCCGACAACCTCGGCTTGTTCACCTCGACGGATTTCGGGCTGATCGAGCGCATCCAGCGCGGCGAGCCGATTTTCATCGACGAACTCGTGGCCTCGCGCGACAGCGTCGCGGCCGAGATCCTGCGCAGCGGCGGCCTGCTGCGCTACGGCGCGCGGCATAGGCGCGAGATTGGCGCGACGCCGGTTCCTGTCGACGAAAAACCGCGCGCAACGCAGGACGAAACGCCGAACGCAGCGCAGGACGAAACGCCGAACGACAACCCGCGCACGCTGGCGCAGAAGATTCTGGAGCGCCACGCGCTGCGCGTCGCGGGCACGAGCGACACGCTCACGCCCGGCGCGGGCGTATTCGTGCGCGCCGACTGGCGCTTTATCCACGAGTACTACACCGGCATGGCGACGCATATGCTGCACGCCGCGTTCGGCCGGCCGCTCGCGCTGCGCGAGCCGCACTCCATCCTCGCGTTCGAGGATCATCTCTCGTATGCGCACAAGAGCGAACTGCACCTGCGCAACGGCCTGATGCCCGACGTGCGCGAACTCTCGGCGGCGCACCGCGCGTTCGTGAGCGACTACGGCATTCGCAATCACGGCTATCTGAATCAGCTGAGCGAGCTTCATTCGAGCGAGAACGGCGGCGCGCCTTCCGCCGACGAAGGCTCCGAAGGCATTTCGCACGCGATGATGGCGGAGCGCTACGCGCTGCCGGGGCAAGTGGTGGTGGGCACGGACTCGCACACGCCGCACAGCGGCGCGCTCGGTTGTGTCGCGTTCGGCGTGGGCACGACCGACATGGCGAACGCGTTCGTCACGGGCGCGGTGCGCATGACGGTGCCGCAGTCGCTGCTGATCCGCTTCGACGGGCCGCTGGCGCCCGGCGTGACGGCCAAGGATCTCGTGCTGCATCTGCTCGCCGACGCGCGCATTCGCGCGGGTCTCGGCGTGGGCAAGGTGTTCGAGTTCGCCGGTTCGGCTATCGCGCGCCTCTCCACCGACGAGCGCGCCACGCTCACCAACATGGTCGCGGAACTGGGCGGCTTCACGGGCCTCGTGGCACCCGACGCGGAAACCGTGCGCTTCCTGAAGGCGCGGCGCGGCATCGACTTCACGCTCGAAGCGTGGATGCGCAGCGATCCCGGCGCGACCTACGCCGACATCATCGACATCGACTGCACCGGTATCACGCCGATGCTCGCGGCGCCCGGCGACCCCGGCAACGGCGTGGCGCTGCGGGATCTCGCGGAGCGTCCGCGCATCGACATCGCCTATGGCGGTTCGTGCACGGCGGGCAAGCGCGAGGACTTCGATCACTATCACGAAGTGCTCGCATGGGCCGCCGCGCGCGGCTTGCGCGTGCCCGAGGGCGTCACGCTGTATCTCCAGTTCGGCACCTCGGACGTGCGCGACTACTGCGCCACGCAGGGCTATCTCGCGGCATTCGAACAGGTGGGCGCCGTCATGCTGCAACCGTCTTGCGGCGCGTGCGCGAACTGCGGGCCGGGTGCTTCGACCGAAGCGGGGCAGGTCACGATCAGCGCGATCAACCGCAATTTCCCGGGCCGTTCCGGGCCGGGCCAGGTGTGGCTCGCGAGTCCGCCGACCGTGGCGGCGAGCGCGCTGGCGGGCGCGATTGCGTCGTTTGCCGAATTGCAGGCGCGCCATCGTTGA
- the acpA gene encoding acid phosphatase codes for MKQPDAPHDRPDTQDETPETASHADQPKAPARPGRRRFMGGAAAMAVGAGLAGCASPQSRESAVTGVAAGPEFDRSLRSKVKTVVVIYAENRSFNNLFGDFPGVERPLAAVKPEDYTQRDRDGSVLPKLPAVPGGWLLKDQTVDGVSYKAGQQYQTNLPNAPFALKGPHGENLPLSLVTHDLWHVFYQNQMQINGGKNDKFVAWADSAGFTMGHYANTSYDLRMWDLASEYVLCDNFFQGAFGGSFLNHQYLIAATPPVYADPAGSIAKFQIATTVSGRPDDPNLKPLEVSPRSAMEGIPKFGPSALTPPETLASGRTVSYAVNTMMPPFAPTIYPLKADGVVDFTLDSNAMAVPPQTHEHIGDKLDKRGVGWAWYAGAFQQTLEMHGKNLTDGTPVIPNFQYHHQPFNYFANLGPGTASRAQHLRDGGLGDDESTNRFLADARAGRLPAVTFYKPQGNLNMHAGYADVASGDRHIVHAVKALRASPQWENMVVVITVDENGGWWDHVAPPKGDRWGPGTRVPAIVVSPFAKKGYVDHTIYDTASILRLVTRVYDLEPLDGVRSRDEAMRARGQAPMGDLTNALNLA; via the coding sequence ATGAAACAGCCCGACGCGCCGCACGACCGCCCCGACACGCAAGACGAAACCCCCGAAACCGCCAGCCACGCGGACCAGCCCAAAGCGCCCGCTCGCCCGGGCCGCCGCCGCTTCATGGGCGGCGCCGCGGCGATGGCGGTGGGCGCGGGCCTCGCGGGCTGCGCCTCGCCGCAGTCGCGCGAGAGCGCCGTGACGGGCGTGGCCGCCGGGCCGGAATTCGACCGCTCGCTGCGCAGCAAGGTCAAGACGGTGGTGGTGATCTACGCGGAAAACCGCAGCTTCAATAATCTGTTCGGCGACTTTCCCGGCGTGGAGCGTCCGCTTGCGGCCGTGAAGCCCGAGGACTACACGCAGCGCGACCGCGACGGTTCCGTGCTGCCGAAGCTGCCCGCGGTGCCGGGCGGCTGGCTGCTGAAGGATCAAACGGTCGATGGCGTGAGCTACAAGGCCGGCCAGCAATACCAGACGAACTTGCCCAACGCGCCGTTCGCGCTCAAGGGCCCGCACGGCGAAAACCTGCCGCTTTCGCTCGTCACGCACGATCTGTGGCACGTGTTCTATCAGAACCAGATGCAGATCAACGGCGGCAAAAACGACAAGTTCGTGGCATGGGCCGACTCGGCCGGTTTCACGATGGGCCACTACGCGAACACGAGTTACGACTTGCGCATGTGGGACCTCGCGAGCGAATACGTGCTTTGCGACAACTTCTTCCAGGGCGCTTTCGGCGGCTCGTTTCTCAATCACCAGTATCTGATCGCGGCCACGCCGCCCGTGTATGCGGACCCGGCCGGGAGCATCGCGAAGTTCCAGATCGCGACCACGGTGAGCGGCCGCCCCGACGACCCCAATCTCAAGCCGCTCGAGGTCTCGCCCAGGAGCGCGATGGAAGGCATTCCGAAGTTCGGCCCGAGCGCGCTCACGCCGCCCGAAACGCTCGCCAGCGGCCGCACGGTGAGCTACGCCGTCAACACGATGATGCCGCCGTTCGCGCCCACGATCTATCCGCTCAAGGCCGACGGCGTGGTCGACTTCACGCTCGACAGCAACGCCATGGCGGTGCCGCCGCAAACGCACGAGCACATCGGCGACAAGCTCGACAAGCGCGGCGTCGGCTGGGCGTGGTACGCGGGCGCGTTCCAGCAGACGCTGGAGATGCACGGCAAGAACCTCACCGACGGCACGCCCGTCATTCCGAACTTCCAGTACCACCATCAGCCGTTCAACTACTTCGCGAACCTGGGTCCCGGCACGGCGTCGCGCGCGCAACACTTGCGCGACGGCGGTCTCGGCGACGACGAAAGCACCAACCGCTTTCTCGCCGACGCGCGCGCGGGCCGCCTGCCGGCCGTCACGTTCTACAAGCCGCAGGGCAATCTCAACATGCACGCTGGTTATGCCGACGTCGCTTCCGGCGACCGCCATATCGTGCACGCGGTGAAGGCGCTGCGCGCGAGCCCGCAGTGGGAGAACATGGTCGTGGTGATCACCGTCGACGAAAACGGCGGCTGGTGGGATCACGTCGCGCCGCCCAAGGGCGACCGCTGGGGTCCGGGCACGCGCGTGCCGGCCATCGTGGTCTCGCCGTTCGCGAAGAAGGGTTACGTCGACCACACGATCTACGATACGGCGTCGATCCTGCGCCTCGTCACGCGCGTCTACGACCTCGAACCGCTCGACGGTGTGCGCTCGCGCGACGAAGCGATGCGCGCACGCGGCCAGGCGCCCATGGGCGATCTGACCAACGCGCTCAATCTCGCTTGA
- a CDS encoding MFS transporter, whose product MAPAALAAQGKGAIAARLDRLPATRAVWKLVLLLSLGFFFELYDLLYTGYVAPGLVKSGILTPTTPGLFGTAGVASFIAALFSGLFLGTIACGFLADRFGRRSIFTWSLLWYVAANTVMAFQDTATGLNFWRFVSGMGIGVELVTIGTYLSELAPRHLRGRAFAVCQTIGFSAVPVAAWLAYRLVPSAPYGLDGWRWVVLLGGVSALFVWYFRRNLPESPRWLAGQGRVAEADAVLARLEAQVEREYGQPLPAPAAAEPVVEKAGFAEMWKPPYRKRTIMLVIFHVFQTIGFFGFANWVPTLLVKQGISVTSSLLYTTVIGLAAPLGPLLGYWIADRFERKHVIVFMSAVNIVAGLVFSQVSSAGAIVVLGVVLTLAGNIISFSYHTYQQELYPTAIRARAVGFVYSWSRLSAVFSSFVIAFTLREFGVTGVFVFIAGAMALVIVAIGVMGPRTLGKSLESISH is encoded by the coding sequence ATGGCGCCCGCCGCGCTGGCGGCGCAAGGCAAGGGCGCGATTGCCGCGCGCCTCGACCGGTTGCCCGCCACGCGCGCGGTCTGGAAACTGGTGCTGCTCCTGAGTCTCGGGTTCTTCTTCGAGCTGTACGACCTGCTGTACACCGGTTACGTCGCGCCGGGCCTCGTGAAAAGCGGCATTCTCACGCCAACCACGCCGGGCCTGTTCGGCACCGCGGGCGTCGCGAGCTTCATCGCCGCGCTCTTCAGCGGACTCTTTCTCGGCACCATCGCGTGCGGCTTTCTCGCCGACCGCTTCGGCCGCCGCTCGATCTTCACGTGGTCGCTGCTCTGGTACGTGGCCGCCAATACGGTGATGGCGTTCCAGGACACGGCCACGGGCCTGAACTTCTGGCGCTTCGTCTCGGGCATGGGGATCGGCGTGGAACTGGTCACCATCGGCACCTATCTCTCCGAACTCGCGCCCAGGCACCTGCGCGGCCGCGCGTTCGCGGTGTGCCAGACGATCGGCTTTTCGGCGGTGCCGGTGGCCGCGTGGCTCGCCTACCGGCTCGTGCCCAGCGCGCCGTATGGCCTCGACGGCTGGCGCTGGGTCGTGCTGCTCGGCGGCGTGAGCGCGCTGTTCGTCTGGTATTTCCGCCGCAATCTGCCGGAAAGCCCGCGTTGGCTGGCGGGCCAGGGCCGCGTGGCGGAAGCCGACGCCGTGCTCGCGCGCCTCGAGGCGCAGGTCGAGCGCGAATACGGCCAGCCGCTGCCCGCGCCGGCCGCCGCCGAACCCGTGGTGGAGAAGGCCGGTTTCGCCGAGATGTGGAAGCCGCCGTACCGCAAGCGCACGATCATGCTCGTGATCTTCCACGTGTTCCAGACCATCGGCTTTTTCGGCTTTGCGAACTGGGTGCCCACGCTGCTCGTGAAGCAAGGCATCTCGGTAACGTCGAGCCTGCTCTACACGACCGTGATCGGCCTCGCGGCGCCGCTCGGCCCGCTGCTCGGCTACTGGATCGCCGACCGTTTCGAGCGCAAGCATGTGATCGTGTTCATGTCGGCGGTGAATATCGTGGCGGGGCTCGTGTTCAGCCAGGTGAGCTCCGCGGGGGCGATCGTCGTGCTGGGCGTGGTGCTCACGCTCGCGGGCAACATCATCTCGTTCAGCTATCACACCTATCAGCAGGAGTTGTATCCCACGGCCATTCGCGCGCGCGCCGTGGGCTTCGTGTATTCGTGGAGCCGGCTCTCGGCCGTGTTCAGCTCGTTCGTGATCGCGTTCACGCTGCGCGAGTTCGGCGTGACCGGCGTATTCGTGTTCATTGCCGGGGCGATGGCGCTCGTGATCGTCGCAATCGGCGTGATGGGCCCGCGCACGCTCGGCAAGTCGCTGGAGAGCATTTCGCACTGA
- a CDS encoding LysR family transcriptional regulator: MRIDPYSLELFIAVVQEGSIARAASRNHIAPSALSRRLADLEAAVGLPLLIRSHGGVALTDAGRQAFARAQTLHDQLQSFAREVQSQSGEIAGVVRLYANASAIVGFLPERLRAFQAAYPLVQIALTEQISDEVVRACVDDRADVGVSASAAAPAGLDTWHFANDPLIVVLPPDHELVASEAPTFAEVLRFPLVAVQAGGALDRTLKERADAAQLPLDVSVTVNSFDAQCRMVEAGLGIGIVPISAASAFAGSRGFVRRPLKEAWAETRALRVHALRKSSRLKAVQALIDALIAP; this comes from the coding sequence ATGCGCATCGATCCCTACAGCCTCGAACTGTTCATCGCCGTCGTGCAGGAAGGGTCGATCGCGCGCGCCGCGAGCCGCAATCACATCGCGCCTTCGGCGCTCAGCCGCCGTCTCGCCGATCTCGAAGCCGCCGTGGGCTTGCCGCTGCTGATTCGCTCGCACGGCGGCGTCGCGCTGACCGACGCGGGCCGCCAGGCGTTCGCGCGCGCGCAAACGCTGCACGACCAGTTGCAGAGCTTCGCGCGCGAGGTGCAGTCGCAAAGCGGCGAGATCGCGGGCGTCGTGCGTCTCTATGCGAATGCGTCGGCGATCGTCGGTTTCCTGCCGGAGCGGCTGCGCGCGTTTCAGGCCGCGTATCCGCTCGTGCAGATCGCGTTGACCGAGCAGATCAGCGACGAAGTCGTGCGCGCGTGCGTGGACGACCGCGCCGACGTGGGCGTTTCGGCCAGCGCGGCCGCGCCCGCCGGGCTCGACACGTGGCACTTCGCAAACGATCCGTTGATCGTGGTGCTGCCGCCCGACCACGAACTCGTTGCCAGCGAGGCGCCCACCTTCGCCGAAGTGCTGCGCTTTCCGCTCGTGGCGGTGCAGGCGGGCGGGGCGCTCGACCGGACGCTCAAGGAACGCGCCGACGCCGCGCAGTTGCCGCTCGACGTGAGCGTGACCGTCAACAGCTTCGACGCGCAATGCCGCATGGTCGAGGCGGGTCTCGGCATCGGCATCGTGCCGATCAGCGCGGCTTCGGCGTTCGCGGGCTCGCGCGGCTTCGTGCGGCGGCCGCTCAAGGAAGCCTGGGCGGAAACGCGCGCGCTGCGCGTGCATGCGCTGCGCAAGTCGTCGCGGCTCAAAGCGGTGCAGGCGCTGATCGACGCGTTGATTGCGCCGTGA
- a CDS encoding LysR family transcriptional regulator, which yields MTDFNKVDLNLLRVFQAVLEERSLTQAGKRLGLSQPATSYALGRLRSLFDDPLFVRTPEGMLPTSVAQRLKDPVGRALAAAREALRHGEPFNPATSTREFRVSMSDVGEQVFLPAICEQLQRLAPGVRISAEAVLLTDIEEHMRLGQLDFAIGNLPSLKATTEYALLFHEEYACMTRKRPGLPARKISAAQFLEMSHVAVASLDRSHVLIEESLRLARLHRRIALRVSHFNVCPEILRRTDWMVTLPRGVADFYNAGGHFAIYPLPVEFPSFESTIHWHELYDGDDGNRWFRELLAGLLETERAAIKGA from the coding sequence ATGACGGATTTCAACAAGGTCGACCTGAACCTGCTGCGTGTGTTTCAGGCCGTGCTCGAAGAGCGCAGCCTCACGCAGGCGGGCAAACGGCTCGGCCTTTCGCAACCCGCCACGAGCTACGCATTGGGCCGCCTGCGCTCGCTGTTCGACGATCCCCTCTTCGTGCGCACGCCCGAAGGCATGCTGCCCACGTCCGTCGCGCAACGGCTCAAGGATCCCGTGGGCCGGGCGTTGGCCGCGGCGCGCGAGGCGTTGCGGCACGGCGAGCCGTTCAATCCCGCCACGAGCACGCGGGAATTTCGCGTGTCGATGTCCGATGTCGGCGAACAGGTGTTTCTGCCGGCCATTTGCGAACAGCTCCAGCGGCTCGCACCGGGCGTGCGGATTTCCGCCGAAGCCGTGCTGCTCACTGACATCGAAGAACACATGCGGCTCGGCCAACTCGACTTCGCCATCGGCAATCTGCCTTCGCTGAAGGCAACGACCGAATATGCGCTGTTATTTCACGAGGAATACGCGTGCATGACGCGTAAACGGCCGGGATTGCCGGCGCGCAAAATCTCGGCGGCGCAATTTTTGGAGATGTCGCATGTGGCGGTGGCATCGCTCGATCGCAGCCATGTGCTGATCGAGGAATCGCTGCGGCTCGCGCGGCTGCACCGGCGAATCGCGCTGCGCGTGTCGCATTTCAACGTGTGCCCGGAAATTCTGCGCCGCACCGACTGGATGGTGACGCTGCCGCGCGGCGTGGCCGACTTTTACAACGCCGGCGGCCATTTCGCGATTTACCCGCTGCCGGTGGAGTTTCCGAGTTTCGAGTCGACCATCCACTGGCACGAACTCTACGACGGCGACGACGGCAATCGCTGGTTCCGCGAATTGCTCGCCGGGCTGCTCGAAACGGAACGCGCGGCGATCAAGGGCGCTTAA
- a CDS encoding sugar transporter, translated as MPSSDLSYFKRPWWGVLALTFSAFIFNTTEFVPVGLLSAIGVSLDMQPTDVGLMMTIYAWTVAVASLPLTLLTRNVERRTLLVRIFVLFIASHIVTGVAPNFAILVLGRMGIAFAHAIFWSISVSLVVRLASAENKSRALGMLAIGTSVAMVAGIPLGRVIGEAFGWRETFLIIAGVAALAAFVVWLTLPALPSERTGSLRSLPGLLKNPVLMLTYAVTILTVTAHFAAYTYLEPFVHQVDGATSDRITFLLVLFGVAGIPAAYCFNRYYAREPDKFLLRAVGTVAACLLVLFPCALTIGTLAVHILVWGGAIICFGLAMQAQVLHLAPDATDLAVSLFSGLYNVGIGAGALLGNHIAHGLGLSWVGSFGGVVGGLSLGVCWLAQWVAKRTTPPGTPGATH; from the coding sequence ATGCCTTCTTCCGATCTTTCGTATTTCAAGCGCCCCTGGTGGGGCGTGCTCGCGCTGACGTTTTCGGCGTTCATCTTCAACACGACCGAGTTCGTGCCGGTGGGCCTGCTCAGCGCGATCGGCGTGAGTCTCGACATGCAGCCCACCGACGTCGGGCTCATGATGACGATCTACGCGTGGACCGTGGCCGTCGCGTCGCTGCCGCTCACGCTGCTCACGCGCAACGTCGAGCGGCGCACGCTGCTGGTGCGCATCTTCGTGCTGTTCATCGCGAGTCATATCGTCACCGGGGTCGCGCCCAACTTCGCGATTCTCGTGCTCGGCCGCATGGGCATTGCATTCGCGCATGCCATTTTCTGGTCGATTTCGGTGTCGCTGGTCGTGCGGCTCGCGTCGGCGGAAAACAAGAGCCGCGCGCTCGGCATGCTGGCTATCGGCACGTCCGTGGCGATGGTCGCGGGCATTCCGCTCGGCAGGGTGATCGGCGAAGCATTCGGCTGGCGCGAAACGTTTCTCATCATCGCGGGCGTCGCGGCGCTGGCCGCGTTCGTGGTGTGGCTCACGTTGCCCGCGCTGCCGAGCGAGCGCACCGGTTCGCTACGCAGCCTGCCCGGCCTGCTGAAGAACCCCGTGCTGATGCTCACCTACGCCGTGACGATCCTCACGGTAACCGCGCACTTCGCGGCGTATACGTATCTCGAACCGTTCGTGCATCAGGTCGACGGCGCCACCAGCGACCGCATCACGTTCCTGCTCGTGCTGTTCGGCGTGGCCGGCATTCCCGCGGCGTACTGCTTCAACCGCTACTACGCGCGCGAGCCCGACAAATTCCTGCTGCGCGCCGTGGGCACGGTCGCCGCGTGTCTGCTCGTGCTGTTCCCGTGCGCGCTCACCATCGGCACGCTGGCCGTGCATATTCTCGTGTGGGGCGGCGCGATCATCTGCTTCGGCCTCGCCATGCAGGCCCAGGTGCTGCATCTCGCGCCCGACGCGACCGACCTGGCCGTGTCGTTGTTTTCCGGGCTCTACAACGTGGGTATCGGCGCGGGCGCGCTGCTCGGCAACCACATCGCGCACGGCCTCGGTCTCTCGTGGGTGGGCTCGTTCGGCGGCGTGGTCGGCGGCCTCAGTCTCGGCGTGTGCTGGCTCGCGCAATGGGTCGCGAAACGCACCACGCCGCCCGGCACGCCGGGGGCTACGCACTGA